From the genome of Gemmatimonas phototrophica, one region includes:
- the mog gene encoding molybdopterin adenylyltransferase has translation MLPLGIVTISDRATAGVYEDKSGPAIREVYTRWLAMPWQEAYRLVPDEQPAIEAALCELADVVRCPLIVTTGGTGPAPRDVTPEATMAVCDRLLPGFGEQMRAESLKTVPTAILSRQIAGTRGGSLIINLPGKPAAIEECLRAIWAAVPYCVELIGGPRFVCSDTAPRYHRPS, from the coding sequence ATGCTTCCCCTTGGCATCGTCACCATCTCCGATCGCGCCACCGCCGGTGTGTACGAGGACAAGTCCGGCCCGGCCATTCGCGAGGTGTATACGCGCTGGCTGGCCATGCCGTGGCAGGAGGCCTATCGCCTCGTGCCCGACGAGCAGCCGGCCATTGAAGCGGCGCTCTGTGAACTGGCGGATGTGGTACGCTGTCCGCTCATCGTGACCACTGGTGGCACCGGGCCGGCGCCGCGAGACGTCACCCCGGAGGCCACCATGGCGGTGTGCGACCGGTTGCTGCCGGGGTTTGGCGAGCAGATGCGAGCGGAGAGTCTCAAGACCGTCCCGACCGCCATCCTCTCGCGACAGATTGCCGGCACCCGCGGCGGTTCCCTGATCATCAATCTGCCAGGGAAACCCGCCGCGATCGAAGAATGTCTGCGCGCCATCTGGGCCGCCGTGCCGTACTGCGTGGAGCTCATTGGTGGCCCGCGCTTTGTCTGTTCCGATACCGCGCCCCGCTACCATCGCCCGTCGTAA
- a CDS encoding amidase has translation MSDGFSRRGFLATSSVAAAGLAVGASAAPAEASSVVENAPDQPKPFAFDEATVGELTARMQRGSLTSRALTAAYLERIAAVDRAGPTLRSVIEVNPDALRIAEERDAERRAGTIRGVLHGIPVLVKDNLDTGDRMQTTAGSRALVGTPASADSTVVAKLRAAGAVLLGKTNLSEWANFRSTRSTSGWSGRGGQTKHPYVLDRNPCGSSSGTGTAIAANLATVGIGTETDGSIICPSSICGLVGLKPTVGLVSRAGIVPISVSQDTAGPMTRTVTDAALVLSVIRGRDERDAATVQQTLPTDDYVKALRPTALEGARLGVSRNMAGFHPAVDAAFNAAIAVLRAAGAVIIDPCNVPTVGKYDAAELEVLLYEFKDGLNAYLASRGDTVKYRTLEALMAYNTEHAAEEMPWFAQELFEQAHAKGTLSDAAYQEALQTCRRLSRDEGLDALFAQHQLSAVIAPSNGPSWTTDWVNGDRYSGGNSSVAAVAGYPSLTVPMAYTAGLPLGLSFIGTAYTESTLLGLGYAFEQKTKARRVPTFVRSLS, from the coding sequence ATGTCTGACGGATTTTCCCGCCGCGGCTTTCTGGCTACCTCCTCCGTTGCGGCGGCGGGGCTCGCTGTTGGTGCGTCCGCGGCGCCCGCGGAGGCCTCGTCCGTTGTTGAGAATGCCCCCGACCAGCCAAAGCCATTCGCCTTCGATGAGGCGACGGTTGGTGAGCTGACCGCCCGCATGCAGCGCGGCTCGCTCACCTCCCGCGCGCTCACGGCGGCGTACCTGGAGCGCATTGCCGCGGTGGATCGGGCCGGTCCCACGCTGCGCAGCGTCATTGAAGTGAACCCCGACGCGTTGCGCATTGCCGAGGAGCGTGATGCCGAGCGTCGCGCGGGCACCATTCGCGGCGTGCTGCACGGAATCCCGGTGCTGGTGAAGGACAATCTCGACACCGGCGACCGCATGCAGACCACCGCCGGGTCACGGGCGTTGGTGGGTACGCCGGCCTCGGCCGACTCCACCGTCGTGGCCAAGCTGCGTGCCGCTGGAGCGGTGCTGCTGGGAAAGACCAACCTCAGTGAGTGGGCCAACTTTCGCAGCACGCGCTCCACGAGTGGCTGGAGTGGTCGCGGCGGGCAGACGAAGCATCCGTATGTGTTGGATCGCAATCCGTGCGGCTCGAGCTCCGGAACCGGGACGGCGATTGCCGCCAACCTGGCTACGGTGGGCATTGGCACGGAAACGGATGGCTCGATCATCTGTCCGAGCTCCATTTGCGGACTGGTTGGGCTCAAGCCGACGGTCGGGTTGGTAAGTCGCGCCGGCATTGTGCCCATTTCGGTGTCGCAGGATACGGCGGGCCCCATGACGCGCACCGTAACCGATGCGGCGCTGGTGCTGAGTGTGATTCGCGGTCGTGATGAGCGCGACGCGGCCACGGTGCAGCAGACCCTGCCAACGGACGATTACGTGAAGGCGCTGCGTCCTACGGCGCTGGAAGGCGCGCGCCTTGGGGTGTCACGCAACATGGCGGGCTTTCACCCTGCGGTGGACGCAGCATTCAACGCGGCCATTGCCGTACTGCGGGCCGCTGGTGCAGTCATCATTGACCCGTGCAACGTGCCCACAGTTGGCAAGTATGATGCCGCCGAGCTGGAGGTCTTGCTGTACGAGTTCAAGGACGGCCTCAACGCCTATCTGGCGTCGCGCGGCGACACGGTGAAGTACCGCACGCTGGAGGCGCTTATGGCGTACAACACCGAGCATGCCGCTGAAGAGATGCCGTGGTTTGCGCAGGAGTTGTTTGAGCAGGCGCACGCCAAGGGGACGCTGTCGGATGCCGCGTATCAGGAGGCGTTGCAGACGTGTCGCCGGTTGTCGCGCGACGAGGGGCTCGATGCGCTGTTTGCGCAGCACCAGCTGAGTGCCGTGATTGCGCCATCCAATGGACCGTCGTGGACTACCGATTGGGTGAACGGTGATCGCTACAGCGGCGGGAACTCCAGTGTGGCGGCGGTGGCCGGCTATCCTTCCCTCACGGTGCCCATGGCGTATACCGCCGGGTTGCCGCTCGGGCTGTCCTTCATTGGAACGGCGTACACCGAGAGCACCCTGTTGGGACTGGGCTATGCCTTTGAACAGAAAACCAAAGCGCGGCGTGTTCCCACGTTTGTGCGCTCCCTCTCGTAA
- a CDS encoding DMT family transporter — translation MDANRAWLWLLVAGLLEVGWAIGLKASDGFRRPGISALTVLGMVASFYGLAQALKVLPVGTGYAVWTGIGAVGTAIAGIIWFGEARDAGRLISIALIVAGIVGLKLSAR, via the coding sequence ATGGACGCCAACCGCGCGTGGCTGTGGCTGCTGGTTGCCGGCCTGCTGGAAGTGGGGTGGGCCATTGGACTCAAGGCGTCCGATGGCTTTCGCCGGCCGGGCATTTCGGCGCTCACCGTGCTCGGCATGGTGGCCAGCTTTTATGGGTTGGCTCAGGCGCTCAAGGTCCTGCCCGTGGGTACTGGGTATGCAGTCTGGACTGGCATTGGGGCGGTTGGGACCGCCATTGCGGGCATTATCTGGTTTGGTGAGGCGCGCGATGCGGGGCGACTGATTTCCATCGCACTCATTGTGGCCGGTATTGTGGGGCTCAAACTGTCGGCGAGGTAG
- a CDS encoding dipeptidase, with translation MKKLLIGVVVLLVAGLVAFHTIVPVVVDSRMNTVVSREIPAVSPQASALHRRIFVADLHADELLWGRDLLARVDRGHVDLPRLQEGRVALQVFSAVTKTPRDMNYDQNTGETDNITLLAMAQRWPAATRSSLRARAVYQAEQLQDAVLRAGGAMTLITTRDTLMAFAQRRAGDPLQVGALLAIEGLHALDGQLESVDVLFNYGYRMMGLTHFFDNEVAGSAHGVTHGGLTALGRQVVQRMEQRGIVVDLAHASTQTVQEVLAMATRPVVVSHTGVAAVCPGPRNLTDAQLKAIAANGGLIGIGYWDGAVCQPTIENIVKAIRHAVQVMGVRHVALGSDFDGATKTPWDTRGVIVITDALLKAGVSEDDVALIMGANTFDFLMRTLPSAS, from the coding sequence ATGAAAAAACTCCTGATCGGGGTCGTGGTTCTGCTGGTGGCTGGCCTGGTGGCGTTTCATACCATTGTGCCGGTGGTGGTGGACAGCCGCATGAACACGGTGGTGAGCCGCGAAATCCCGGCGGTGTCGCCGCAGGCGTCGGCGCTGCATCGCCGCATCTTTGTGGCTGACCTGCACGCCGACGAACTGCTGTGGGGGCGTGATCTGCTCGCGCGCGTGGACCGCGGCCATGTGGACTTGCCGCGGTTGCAGGAAGGGCGCGTGGCGTTGCAGGTGTTCAGTGCGGTCACCAAGACGCCGCGCGACATGAACTATGATCAGAACACCGGCGAGACGGACAACATCACGCTGCTGGCGATGGCGCAGCGGTGGCCGGCCGCCACACGGAGCAGCTTGCGGGCGCGCGCCGTGTATCAGGCCGAACAGCTGCAGGATGCGGTGTTGCGGGCCGGCGGGGCGATGACGCTGATCACGACCCGTGATACGCTCATGGCGTTTGCGCAGCGTCGCGCGGGCGACCCATTGCAGGTGGGAGCGCTGCTGGCCATTGAGGGGCTCCACGCGCTCGATGGTCAACTGGAGAGTGTGGACGTGCTGTTCAACTATGGCTACCGCATGATGGGGCTGACGCACTTCTTCGACAACGAAGTGGCCGGCAGTGCCCATGGCGTCACCCACGGCGGGCTGACGGCGTTGGGGCGTCAGGTGGTGCAGCGCATGGAGCAGCGGGGCATTGTGGTGGATCTGGCACACGCGTCTACGCAAACGGTGCAGGAGGTACTGGCAATGGCGACGCGTCCGGTGGTGGTGTCGCACACGGGCGTGGCGGCGGTGTGTCCGGGGCCGCGCAACCTCACTGACGCGCAGCTGAAGGCCATTGCCGCCAACGGCGGCCTCATTGGTATTGGCTACTGGGATGGCGCGGTGTGCCAGCCCACCATCGAAAACATCGTGAAAGCCATTCGCCATGCGGTGCAGGTCATGGGGGTGCGCCATGTCGCACTGGGCTCCGATTTTGACGGGGCCACGAAAACGCCATGGGACACTCGCGGCGTGATCGTCATAACTGACGCGTTGCTCAAAGCGGGAGTGAGCGAAGACGACGTGGCGCTGATTATGGGGGCCAATACGTTCGATTTTTTGATGCGCACGCTCCCCTCGGCGTCCTGA
- a CDS encoding cystathionine gamma-lyase, with amino-acid sequence MTARDVSNDAATWQSATRVVRAGLPEKVAGTPYLPGPVFAAPYHTPGDPLLSPYTYGRFHNPSWTHYEAALAEMEGGPCLLFPSGMAATAAVLATLVPPGSTLVMPQECYYTTRVIASQPFPGAWFASQGIKVVMAPTAGDGLLRALEQEAAHGVAMLWLETPTNPGLDVCDIALLAAKAHEVGALVAVDNTTATPLLQQPLALGADVCVVSDTKAMTGHADLVLGHVAVRDAQHAEQLRLWRTRMGVIPGPMEAWLAHRSLGTLHVRLMQQCRSAMAIAEFLSGCAQVSGVRYPGLPNDPSHAIAAKQMKAFGGVVSFELPSAEAVAHFFAHSRLVYEATSFGGLHTSAERRARWGGDAVSDGFVRMSVGLEDVHDLIADLTTALARL; translated from the coding sequence ATGACCGCACGGGATGTGTCGAACGACGCGGCCACGTGGCAGAGTGCCACGCGCGTGGTGCGCGCCGGTCTACCAGAGAAAGTGGCGGGGACCCCGTACCTGCCGGGGCCGGTGTTCGCGGCCCCCTACCACACGCCGGGTGATCCGTTGCTGTCGCCGTACACCTACGGCCGGTTTCACAATCCTTCGTGGACGCACTACGAAGCGGCGCTGGCCGAAATGGAAGGCGGGCCCTGTCTGCTCTTCCCCAGTGGCATGGCGGCAACGGCGGCGGTGCTGGCCACGCTGGTGCCACCGGGCAGTACACTCGTCATGCCGCAGGAGTGCTACTACACCACGCGCGTGATTGCGTCACAGCCGTTTCCGGGCGCCTGGTTCGCGTCGCAGGGGATCAAGGTGGTGATGGCGCCCACCGCTGGCGATGGTCTGTTGCGCGCGCTCGAACAGGAAGCCGCACACGGTGTGGCGATGCTGTGGCTGGAGACGCCCACCAACCCCGGGCTTGATGTGTGCGACATTGCGTTGCTCGCGGCCAAGGCGCACGAAGTGGGTGCACTGGTCGCCGTCGACAACACCACCGCCACGCCGCTCCTGCAGCAGCCGTTGGCGCTGGGAGCCGATGTATGTGTGGTGTCGGATACCAAAGCCATGACCGGGCACGCCGATCTGGTGCTGGGGCATGTGGCGGTGCGCGACGCGCAGCACGCCGAACAGCTGCGCCTCTGGCGCACGCGCATGGGGGTCATTCCGGGCCCCATGGAAGCGTGGCTCGCGCATCGCTCGCTGGGCACGCTCCACGTGCGGCTCATGCAGCAGTGCCGGTCGGCCATGGCCATTGCCGAATTCCTCAGCGGCTGTGCGCAGGTCTCGGGGGTGCGGTATCCGGGGTTGCCCAACGACCCCTCACATGCCATCGCCGCAAAGCAGATGAAGGCCTTTGGCGGCGTGGTGAGCTTTGAGCTCCCGTCGGCGGAGGCGGTTGCCCATTTCTTTGCGCATTCCCGGCTGGTGTACGAAGCCACCAGCTTTGGTGGCCTGCACACCAGTGCTGAACGCCGTGCCCGCTGGGGAGGCGATGCGGTCTCCGACGGGTTTGTGCGGATGAGCGTGGGGCTGGAGGATGTGCACGACCTGATTGCCGACCTGACGACGGCGTTGGCCCGTCTCTAG
- a CDS encoding Trm112 family protein has product MSLAPELLKILVCPKSKAPLEYHAGPPEVLVCRESRLVYKVQDGIPVMLIEEAEPLDDAMYPPAA; this is encoded by the coding sequence ATGAGCCTCGCCCCTGAACTGCTCAAGATTCTCGTCTGCCCCAAGAGCAAGGCCCCACTCGAATACCACGCCGGTCCGCCGGAGGTGTTGGTGTGCCGGGAGAGCCGGCTTGTGTACAAGGTGCAGGACGGGATTCCCGTGATGCTCATTGAAGAAGCCGAGCCCCTGGACGACGCCATGTATCCTCCCGCGGCGTAA
- a CDS encoding c-type cytochrome, translating to MRFLQRAPAIALVGAITVGAVSLQFREPLVAQDATPTFAKDVAPILYENCTSCHRQGGLGPFSLMDYDSAKANVKDIRDAVKTGYMPPWHAEGPHGTFSNDRRLSDLDKSTILRWIDGGAKPGDLKKQPAKPVYTTGWELGKPDAIVTMPTDFTVPAKGTVDYQYFEIPTNFTEDKWVTAIEFMPGAREVVHHVLVYAKVPQPQQTQVTTAATATAAPAPGAAPAARPKPLFVNQPHYETPPDPPRQPGDKNPPPRQLGTLIGGTAPGTNTMYMPAGTAIRVRKGTVLTFQMHYTAHGHEMSDRTSVGFRFATEAPSEEMRMSAFINGAFTLPAGNNNVAVEAVLEPTEPVMIHGLLPHTHLRGKKWTYELQLADGTRKTVLDVPRYDFNWQTYYFFKQPLEIPAGAKLISKAWYDNSATNPSNPDASINVKWGDQTWEEMQYTGFLFTVPSRKLKTGN from the coding sequence ATGCGCTTTCTTCAGCGTGCCCCGGCCATTGCCCTTGTTGGGGCCATCACGGTTGGCGCCGTATCGCTGCAGTTCCGCGAACCACTGGTGGCGCAGGACGCCACGCCGACGTTTGCCAAAGACGTCGCCCCCATTCTGTACGAGAATTGCACCAGCTGCCACCGACAGGGTGGACTGGGGCCGTTCTCGCTCATGGACTACGACAGCGCCAAGGCGAACGTCAAGGATATCCGCGACGCGGTCAAAACCGGCTACATGCCGCCGTGGCACGCTGAGGGTCCGCACGGCACCTTCAGCAATGACCGCCGCCTCTCCGATCTCGACAAGAGCACCATTCTCCGCTGGATCGATGGCGGGGCCAAGCCGGGCGACCTGAAAAAGCAGCCCGCCAAGCCGGTCTACACCACCGGTTGGGAGCTTGGCAAGCCCGACGCCATCGTCACCATGCCCACCGACTTCACGGTCCCCGCCAAGGGTACGGTGGATTATCAGTACTTCGAAATTCCCACGAATTTCACCGAAGACAAATGGGTGACGGCCATTGAGTTCATGCCGGGCGCCCGCGAAGTGGTGCACCACGTGCTCGTGTACGCCAAGGTGCCGCAGCCGCAGCAGACGCAGGTCACCACCGCCGCCACCGCCACCGCGGCACCGGCACCGGGTGCGGCGCCGGCCGCGCGCCCCAAGCCTCTGTTCGTCAATCAGCCGCACTACGAAACGCCCCCCGACCCACCGCGTCAGCCCGGCGACAAGAATCCGCCGCCGCGGCAGCTGGGCACGCTCATTGGCGGTACCGCGCCCGGTACCAACACCATGTACATGCCGGCCGGCACCGCCATTCGCGTGCGCAAGGGCACGGTGCTCACCTTCCAAATGCACTACACGGCGCACGGTCATGAAATGTCCGATCGCACCAGTGTGGGCTTCCGGTTCGCCACCGAAGCGCCCTCGGAAGAAATGCGCATGAGCGCCTTCATCAACGGCGCCTTCACCTTGCCCGCCGGCAACAACAACGTGGCAGTGGAAGCGGTCCTCGAACCTACCGAGCCGGTCATGATTCACGGCCTCTTGCCACACACGCATTTGCGTGGCAAGAAGTGGACGTACGAACTGCAACTCGCCGACGGCACGCGCAAGACGGTGCTCGACGTACCACGCTACGATTTCAACTGGCAGACGTACTACTTCTTCAAGCAGCCACTCGAAATTCCCGCCGGCGCCAAGCTCATCTCGAAAGCCTGGTACGACAATTCGGCCACCAACCCCAGCAACCCCGACGCGTCCATCAACGTGAAATGGGGCGATCAGACCTGGGAAGAAATGCAGTACACCGGCTTTCTCTTCACCGTCCCCAGTCGCAAACTGAAAACCGGCAACTGA
- a CDS encoding FecR family protein translates to MRTEREHVARTALESGPLHVTVPAGAPARTIPLADGSRVTLAPGSSIDSRGPFGGAARTVDLQGEAVFTVATGEAPFVVYASGVRVEDVSTAFLVRSLPVREGGRTVPGVLVAVTQGSVRVSAHGLAWAVPEGRGLMVDSAGEHVAMDHSEALKSVAWTGGALLFEHELMPEAVERLERWTGFRIVLDSAYRDTRLSTAIEGASPTDMLELVAQALHGRAIARGDHWELRPN, encoded by the coding sequence TTGAGGACCGAGCGAGAACATGTGGCCCGCACGGCGCTGGAAAGCGGCCCGCTGCATGTGACGGTGCCCGCGGGTGCGCCAGCGCGCACGATTCCCCTGGCCGACGGTTCGCGCGTGACCCTGGCTCCGGGGAGTTCCATCGATAGCCGCGGCCCGTTTGGCGGGGCGGCGCGCACCGTGGATTTGCAGGGCGAGGCGGTGTTTACTGTCGCCACTGGTGAGGCGCCCTTTGTGGTGTATGCCTCGGGCGTTCGGGTGGAAGATGTGAGCACCGCATTCCTGGTGCGTTCGCTACCGGTGCGGGAGGGTGGGCGTACCGTGCCGGGGGTGCTGGTGGCCGTCACGCAGGGCAGTGTGCGGGTCAGTGCCCACGGATTGGCGTGGGCGGTGCCGGAGGGGCGCGGCCTCATGGTAGACAGTGCGGGCGAGCATGTGGCCATGGACCACAGCGAGGCGCTCAAGAGTGTCGCCTGGACCGGCGGGGCCCTGCTGTTTGAGCACGAGCTCATGCCCGAGGCGGTAGAGCGACTGGAGCGATGGACCGGGTTTCGCATTGTGCTCGATTCCGCGTACCGTGACACTCGGCTCTCCACGGCCATTGAGGGGGCGTCGCCCACGGATATGCTGGAGCTCGTGGCGCAGGCGTTACACGGCCGGGCCATTGCCCGCGGTGATCACTGGGAGCTCCGCCCCAACTGA
- a CDS encoding VOC family protein, which translates to MLQFVAIVPVLRVSDVERSIAWYVENLGFTPAPFPAEPPFEGCTLRRDHTELMLRKSTTPVVRARDSYEWDVYIRLDGEALTELLDHARRRTPLVRGPEVMREGAVEFELEDPDGYRVCISEVLADTRGFPRAVA; encoded by the coding sequence ATGCTACAATTTGTCGCTATCGTTCCGGTGCTGCGCGTGTCCGATGTCGAGCGCAGCATTGCGTGGTACGTCGAGAATCTCGGGTTTACCCCGGCCCCGTTTCCGGCCGAGCCGCCCTTCGAAGGGTGCACGTTGCGTCGGGATCACACCGAGCTCATGCTCCGCAAATCCACAACACCCGTGGTACGGGCGCGCGACTCGTACGAGTGGGATGTCTACATCCGGCTGGATGGCGAAGCGCTCACGGAGCTGCTCGATCATGCGCGGCGGCGGACGCCGCTGGTGCGTGGTCCCGAAGTCATGCGTGAGGGAGCGGTGGAGTTCGAGCTGGAAGATCCGGACGGCTACCGGGTGTGCATTTCCGAAGTGCTGGCCGATACCCGCGGCTTTCCCCGCGCGGTGGCGTAA
- a CDS encoding phosphoglycerate mutase family protein, with translation MMRVADQNGQSAQRWACSWRLLVLAVAGAVSVLAMPRGVQAQPSLVVLVRHGEKQPAPADDPSLSDAGVARARALNAALADASPTTIVVSPRKRTVETAAVVLQRVGVVPTVIPLNGQHVQNVAAAILQAKGVVLVVGHSNTIPAIVNAIAGTTLPDLCDASYATLFLVTPASAGRKAQLVKSSYGTPDTIGADQCAGMTPK, from the coding sequence ATGATGCGCGTGGCAGATCAGAACGGACAGAGCGCCCAGCGGTGGGCATGCTCGTGGCGCCTGCTGGTCCTGGCGGTGGCTGGTGCGGTGAGCGTGCTGGCGATGCCGCGTGGCGTGCAGGCGCAGCCCTCGCTGGTGGTGCTCGTGCGTCATGGCGAGAAGCAGCCGGCGCCCGCTGACGATCCGTCGCTGAGTGACGCCGGTGTGGCGCGGGCGAGGGCGCTCAACGCGGCGCTGGCCGACGCCTCGCCCACCACCATCGTCGTGAGCCCGCGGAAGCGTACCGTCGAGACCGCCGCGGTGGTGCTGCAGCGCGTTGGGGTGGTGCCAACGGTGATTCCCCTCAACGGGCAGCACGTGCAAAACGTGGCTGCGGCCATTCTGCAGGCCAAAGGGGTGGTGCTGGTGGTGGGACACTCCAACACCATTCCAGCCATCGTGAACGCCATTGCCGGCACGACGCTCCCCGACCTCTGTGATGCCAGCTATGCCACCTTGTTTCTGGTGACCCCCGCCAGTGCCGGTCGCAAAGCGCAGCTGGTGAAATCGTCGTACGGCACCCCCGACACGATTGGTGCTGATCAGTGCGCTGGCATGACGCCGAAGTAA
- a CDS encoding saccharopine dehydrogenase family protein: protein MLLIYGANGFTGQLIVEECVRRGLRPVLAGRRADALMPLARQYGLEVRVASLFSGHAPGRPRLTPPGTLPPVPHDELLMMLDGVSVVLHCAGPFFRTSGLMVQACLEVGAHYLDITGEIAVFEACRHRHAAARQREIVILPGVGFDVVPTDCLAARLAAALPGATQLELAFAGGGGFSRGTLKTMLLGGGEGGAIRQDGVIIPVPRAWRTRVIPFRDKPRTSVTIPWGDVSTAQWSTKIPTIHTYLALPVSARLGMTVQGALQPLLDIPAVRRLVERQIDARVSGPNAAVRARARMQIWGRVTHPDGRTLEGTAVTPEGYRFTAIAAVECAQRVLVHPPEPGYHTPSSAFGAHFLESLPECDVQLASGSSR, encoded by the coding sequence ATGCTGCTCATCTACGGTGCCAATGGATTTACCGGCCAACTCATTGTCGAGGAGTGCGTCCGCCGTGGGCTCCGCCCCGTTCTGGCCGGGCGACGCGCCGACGCGCTGATGCCACTGGCCCGACAGTACGGGTTGGAGGTGAGAGTCGCTTCGCTCTTCAGCGGCCACGCACCGGGACGGCCACGTCTCACACCACCTGGGACGCTGCCGCCGGTGCCGCACGACGAACTGCTGATGATGCTCGACGGGGTCAGCGTGGTGTTGCACTGCGCCGGGCCGTTCTTTCGCACCAGCGGTCTGATGGTGCAGGCGTGCCTGGAAGTGGGCGCGCACTATCTCGACATCACGGGCGAGATTGCCGTGTTTGAAGCGTGCCGGCATCGTCATGCCGCTGCGCGTCAGCGCGAAATCGTCATACTGCCGGGCGTGGGATTCGATGTGGTTCCCACCGATTGCCTGGCGGCCCGACTCGCCGCCGCGCTGCCTGGTGCCACGCAGCTGGAACTGGCATTCGCGGGTGGAGGTGGCTTCAGTCGCGGTACGCTCAAAACCATGCTCCTCGGCGGCGGAGAGGGCGGCGCCATCCGGCAGGACGGCGTCATCATTCCCGTCCCCCGCGCCTGGCGTACGCGGGTCATCCCGTTCCGGGACAAACCGCGCACGTCGGTCACCATTCCGTGGGGCGATGTCAGCACCGCGCAGTGGTCCACCAAGATCCCCACCATCCACACGTACCTCGCCCTCCCCGTGAGCGCGCGACTGGGCATGACGGTGCAAGGGGCCCTGCAACCGCTGCTGGATATTCCTGCGGTGCGGCGACTCGTGGAGCGGCAGATTGATGCGCGCGTCAGCGGCCCCAACGCCGCCGTGCGCGCCCGCGCACGCATGCAAATCTGGGGGCGGGTGACGCACCCCGACGGGCGGACATTGGAAGGCACCGCCGTAACGCCCGAAGGCTACCGGTTTACCGCCATCGCCGCCGTCGAGTGCGCCCAACGCGTATTGGTGCACCCGCCAGAACCCGGCTACCACACCCCCAGCTCCGCCTTCGGGGCGCATTTCCTGGAATCGCTGCCGGAGTGTGATGTGCAGCTGGCATCGGGGTCCTCGAGGTAG
- a CDS encoding bifunctional transcriptional activator/DNA repair enzyme AdaA — protein sequence MPDRSPKPPSPELVARMQRLAAFIVANAERSLPLAVLAKEAAMSAHHFQRVFTAVLGVSPRQYQAAQRLQQFKTRLRDGEAVLTATYEAGYGSTSRVYEQVTGGLGMTPSAYRAGGAGESITYAVRTTAFGQLLMAATARGVCLVEFGDDGDLLVARLHDEFPRATLVPASESAREPLDAWMDALDAHVVQGAPRPELPLDLRGTAFQIKVWRFLLSVKPGRVVSYGELAAAIGHPDAVRAVGSACGANRIAVLIPCHRALRADGSLGGYRWGLERKRVLLDNEKRGG from the coding sequence ATGCCTGACCGGTCCCCCAAGCCGCCGTCCCCCGAACTGGTTGCGCGCATGCAGCGACTGGCGGCATTCATCGTGGCCAATGCGGAGCGGTCGCTGCCGTTGGCGGTGCTGGCCAAAGAGGCGGCCATGAGTGCGCACCATTTTCAGCGCGTGTTCACGGCGGTCCTCGGCGTGAGTCCTCGGCAGTACCAGGCGGCGCAACGGCTGCAGCAGTTCAAAACGCGCCTGCGCGACGGCGAGGCGGTACTGACTGCCACGTATGAGGCGGGGTATGGCTCCACGAGCCGGGTGTACGAACAGGTGACGGGCGGGCTGGGAATGACGCCGTCGGCGTATCGGGCGGGCGGTGCCGGCGAGAGCATCACGTACGCGGTGCGCACCACGGCGTTTGGTCAGTTGCTCATGGCAGCCACCGCCCGCGGTGTGTGTCTGGTGGAGTTCGGCGATGATGGCGATCTCCTGGTGGCGCGACTGCACGATGAGTTTCCGCGCGCGACGCTGGTGCCGGCCAGTGAATCGGCGCGTGAACCTCTCGACGCCTGGATGGATGCGTTGGACGCGCATGTGGTACAGGGGGCCCCGCGCCCGGAGTTGCCCCTCGATCTTCGCGGGACCGCGTTTCAGATCAAGGTGTGGCGCTTTCTCCTGAGCGTGAAGCCGGGGCGCGTGGTGAGCTACGGCGAACTCGCCGCGGCCATTGGGCATCCGGACGCCGTACGCGCCGTGGGGAGTGCCTGCGGGGCCAATCGTATTGCGGTACTCATTCCCTGTCATCGCGCACTGCGGGCCGATGGCAGTCTGGGTGGCTATCGCTGGGGACTGGAGCGCAAGCGCGTGTTGCTGGACAACGAAAAGCGGGGAGGCTGA